Proteins found in one Pectobacterium atrosepticum genomic segment:
- a CDS encoding glutathione ABC transporter substrate-binding protein → MKPFVRRSAVALGLSLCLAAVAQAQDLRISIYADITGLDPHDTSDTLSYSIQSGIFERLFQFDNKMKLVPRLATGYTSNDAATEFVITLREGITFQDGAPFNADAVKANLDRLADQSKGLKRNSLFNMVQTVTVLSPTQVKIELNKSFGAFVNTLAHPSAVMHSPEALKKYPDEAQLRVHPVGTGPFKFTEWQQGKDVKLVKFDNYWQKGWPKVDSVTFYPTPEDSTRVASLKSGQVDAVYPLPSDLIGTVQNDSKLAIQRDPSIYQFWLAMNNLRPPLNDIRVRQALNYAINRDIWLKVGFAGMGVPASSAMAPDVQFFARQSSPNYTYNPEKAKALLKEAGYANGLSLKLWTTNRTDYIRSAQFFKQQLEQVGIKVTVTPMDSGMRNAKLFGVKDPKEAEFDLFYNGWSPSTGDADWALRPLFATESWVPVAYNVSYYSNPVTDKAITAGLATADTDKRAAAYADAQRQIWQDAPVVFLGSPDNVVGKTKNLDGVYMLADGSLIFDQAEFK, encoded by the coding sequence ATGAAGCCATTCGTTCGCCGCTCCGCCGTTGCCCTCGGGCTCTCACTGTGTCTGGCTGCTGTTGCCCAGGCGCAAGACCTTCGTATTTCCATCTATGCCGATATCACCGGGCTCGACCCGCACGACACCTCGGACACGCTGAGCTACTCCATTCAGAGCGGCATCTTCGAGCGTCTGTTCCAGTTCGATAACAAAATGAAGCTGGTGCCACGTCTGGCGACAGGCTATACCAGCAACGACGCCGCCACCGAGTTTGTCATTACGCTGCGTGAAGGCATCACCTTCCAGGACGGCGCCCCCTTCAACGCCGACGCCGTTAAAGCCAACCTCGACCGTCTGGCCGATCAGAGCAAAGGCTTAAAACGCAACAGCCTGTTTAACATGGTGCAAACCGTCACCGTGCTGTCGCCAACACAGGTTAAAATCGAGCTGAACAAATCCTTCGGTGCCTTTGTGAACACGCTGGCGCACCCGTCTGCTGTTATGCACAGCCCGGAAGCACTGAAGAAATATCCAGATGAAGCACAGCTGCGCGTACATCCAGTCGGTACTGGCCCGTTCAAGTTCACCGAATGGCAGCAGGGTAAAGACGTGAAGCTGGTGAAATTCGACAATTACTGGCAGAAAGGCTGGCCGAAAGTCGACAGCGTGACCTTCTACCCGACGCCAGAAGATTCCACTCGCGTGGCGTCCCTGAAATCAGGCCAGGTCGATGCCGTGTATCCGCTGCCTTCTGACCTGATCGGCACCGTACAAAACGACAGCAAACTGGCGATTCAGCGCGACCCAAGTATTTATCAGTTCTGGCTGGCAATGAACAACCTGCGCCCGCCGCTGAACGATATCCGCGTGCGTCAGGCACTTAACTACGCCATCAACCGCGATATCTGGTTGAAAGTCGGCTTTGCAGGTATGGGCGTTCCTGCCTCTTCAGCGATGGCACCGGACGTGCAGTTCTTCGCCCGCCAGAGCTCGCCGAACTACACCTATAACCCAGAAAAAGCCAAGGCACTGCTGAAAGAAGCGGGCTACGCCAACGGCCTGAGCCTGAAACTGTGGACGACGAACCGTACCGACTACATCCGTAGCGCGCAGTTCTTCAAACAGCAGTTAGAACAGGTCGGCATCAAGGTTACCGTTACCCCGATGGATTCCGGGATGCGTAACGCCAAGCTGTTTGGCGTGAAAGATCCAAAAGAAGCTGAATTTGACCTGTTCTATAACGGCTGGTCGCCATCTACGGGCGATGCTGACTGGGCGCTGCGTCCACTGTTCGCTACAGAGTCTTGGGTTCCGGTTGCTTACAACGTTTCCTACTACAGCAATCCGGTCACGGATAAAGCGATTACCGCTGGGTTGGCGACTGCTGATACAGACAAACGTGCCGCCGCTTACGCTGATGCACAGCGCCAGATTTGGCAGGATGCGCCGGTGGTCTTCCTGGGTTCGCCGGACAACGTGGTCGGCAAAACCAAGAACCTCGACGGCGTATACATGCTGGCAGACGGTTCACTGATCTTCGATCAGGCTGAATTTAAGTAA
- a CDS encoding ABC transporter ATP-binding protein, with amino-acid sequence MTDIMHAGAATAPGNAPRPVLEIDDLSVSFSGRSGTHQALKGISFTVNKGEVVAVVGESGSGKSVTSLAVMGLLADSANIERGALRFTARDGKQHDLLSMKAEARRKLRGRDLAMIFQEPMTSLNPVLKVGDQLTEALLDHKICDAASADKKARELLHKVRIADVDRVMKSYPHSLSGGMRQRVMIAQALACDPQLLIADEPTTALDVTVQARILQILRDLQQQSDMSVLFITHDMGVVAEIADRVVVMYRGEIVEQGSVEQIFAAPQHPYTQSLLAAVPKLGDMRDSLWPKRFPLLGKAADPEDSEQVTARYDAEPLLDIRGLSVYYPMRSGIFSTITHHVHAVEQIDFNVWPGETLAIVGESGCGKSTTGRALLRLVQSEAESIHFQGNEISQMKERDFQPLRREMQMVFQDPYASLNPRLTVGFTIAEPLLLHGLVKSLEEATPQVQALLKSVGLLPEHARRYPHEFSGGQRQRIAIARAMALQPQVIIADEAVSALDVSIQAQVVNLMMDLQKKTGVSWIFISHDMAVVERIANRVAVMYLGQIVEIGPRQSVFNDPQHPYTRRLLASVPIADPTRRGTRQFDDSEIPSPLRKAGEVVAKTRYREVAPQHWVADNESAA; translated from the coding sequence ATGACGGATATCATGCACGCGGGTGCCGCCACAGCACCCGGTAACGCCCCCCGACCTGTACTGGAAATCGACGACCTGAGCGTCAGCTTTAGCGGCCGTTCCGGTACCCATCAAGCGCTAAAAGGCATTTCTTTTACCGTTAATAAAGGGGAAGTGGTCGCCGTGGTCGGCGAAAGTGGTTCAGGTAAATCCGTGACGTCGCTTGCCGTGATGGGGCTGCTGGCGGACTCTGCCAACATCGAACGCGGCGCACTCCGTTTCACCGCACGCGACGGCAAGCAGCATGACCTGTTGAGCATGAAAGCGGAAGCGCGTCGGAAGCTGCGCGGTCGCGATCTCGCCATGATTTTCCAAGAGCCGATGACGTCACTGAATCCGGTGCTGAAAGTCGGCGATCAGCTCACGGAAGCCCTGCTTGACCACAAAATCTGTGATGCCGCCAGCGCAGACAAAAAAGCGCGTGAGTTGCTACATAAAGTGCGTATTGCTGACGTCGATCGCGTGATGAAAAGCTACCCGCACTCGCTGTCCGGCGGGATGCGCCAGCGTGTGATGATTGCTCAGGCGCTGGCCTGCGATCCACAACTGTTGATTGCCGATGAACCCACCACCGCGCTGGATGTCACCGTGCAGGCTCGCATTCTGCAAATTCTGCGTGACCTGCAACAGCAGAGCGACATGTCAGTACTGTTTATCACCCACGATATGGGCGTGGTCGCGGAAATCGCCGACCGCGTAGTGGTGATGTATCGCGGCGAGATCGTAGAGCAAGGCTCTGTTGAACAGATTTTCGCTGCACCGCAACATCCTTATACCCAGTCGCTGCTGGCCGCCGTACCGAAACTGGGCGACATGCGCGATAGCCTCTGGCCGAAGCGCTTCCCTCTGCTAGGAAAGGCTGCCGACCCAGAAGATAGTGAGCAGGTCACCGCGCGTTATGATGCCGAGCCGCTGTTAGATATTCGCGGGCTGAGCGTGTATTACCCCATGCGTAGCGGGATTTTCTCCACCATCACCCATCACGTTCATGCGGTAGAACAGATCGATTTCAACGTCTGGCCGGGCGAAACGCTGGCTATCGTTGGCGAAAGCGGCTGCGGCAAATCCACCACCGGACGCGCCCTGCTGCGTCTGGTACAGAGCGAAGCCGAGAGCATTCATTTTCAGGGCAACGAAATTTCTCAGATGAAAGAGCGTGATTTCCAGCCGCTACGTCGGGAAATGCAGATGGTGTTTCAAGACCCCTACGCTTCGCTCAATCCACGTCTGACGGTCGGCTTCACCATCGCCGAACCACTGCTGCTGCACGGGCTGGTGAAATCGCTGGAAGAGGCGACACCGCAAGTACAGGCGCTGTTAAAAAGCGTCGGTCTGCTGCCTGAGCACGCACGTCGTTATCCACACGAGTTTTCCGGCGGACAACGTCAGCGTATCGCGATTGCCCGAGCGATGGCGTTGCAGCCGCAGGTCATCATTGCTGACGAAGCCGTTTCGGCGCTCGATGTGTCGATTCAGGCACAGGTCGTCAACCTGATGATGGATCTTCAGAAGAAAACCGGTGTGTCGTGGATTTTCATCTCGCACGATATGGCGGTAGTCGAGCGCATTGCCAACCGCGTGGCGGTGATGTACCTCGGCCAGATTGTGGAAATCGGCCCGCGCCAGTCCGTGTTTAACGATCCACAGCATCCGTACACTCGCCGCCTGTTGGCCTCGGTCCCGATTGCCGATCCAACCCGTCGCGGCACACGCCAGTTTGACGACAGCGAAATCCCCTCCCCCTTGCGTAAAGCAGGCGAGGTCGTCGCCAAAACGCGCTACCGAGAGGTTGCGCCGCAGCACTGGGTCGCCGACAACGAATCGGCTGCCTGA
- a CDS encoding L-Ala-D/L-Glu epimerase: MMRHMQIETVNLPLARPMAAENGTRDAVTVIRVTLEEKGFIGQGECTPAAHYGESADSVCRQLSAIREAIENGLTIEQLQQNLSPGAARNALDCALWRLNTTLEKQTLWQRVGIHPPTSVVCAQTLALDSVEKMATAASNAVSHGALLLKIKLDRELILEKVAAIRAAAPNARLIIDARASWSGLDLHSLSTALLPYQVAMIEQPLPVGKDEDLQRFAHPIPICADESCRHSSDIVGLRRRYDMINIKLDKCGGLTEALAMVREAHFHGLRIMVGCTLGSSMAMEAALPVAADAEHVDLDGPIWLAADSSPYLTYNLGRIWL; this comes from the coding sequence ATGATGCGGCATATGCAAATTGAAACCGTCAATCTGCCACTAGCCCGTCCTATGGCGGCTGAGAACGGTACGCGTGACGCGGTTACCGTTATTCGCGTCACACTGGAAGAAAAAGGATTTATTGGACAAGGCGAGTGTACGCCAGCCGCACATTATGGCGAGTCCGCCGACAGCGTATGCCGCCAGCTCTCTGCGATCCGTGAGGCAATAGAAAACGGCCTCACCATCGAACAACTCCAACAGAATTTATCGCCAGGTGCAGCCAGAAATGCGCTGGACTGCGCACTGTGGCGGCTCAACACCACCTTGGAAAAGCAAACGCTGTGGCAGCGCGTTGGCATCCATCCCCCCACGTCTGTGGTCTGTGCGCAAACGTTGGCGCTCGACAGCGTGGAGAAAATGGCCACCGCCGCGTCCAATGCTGTTTCCCACGGCGCACTGCTGCTGAAAATCAAACTGGATCGCGAACTGATTCTGGAAAAGGTCGCCGCTATTCGCGCCGCCGCGCCCAATGCCAGATTGATTATCGATGCAAGAGCAAGCTGGAGCGGGCTGGATTTGCATAGCCTATCCACTGCGCTGCTGCCTTATCAGGTCGCGATGATTGAGCAACCGCTTCCGGTCGGTAAGGACGAGGATTTGCAGCGTTTCGCCCACCCTATTCCTATCTGTGCGGATGAAAGCTGCCGCCACAGCAGTGATATCGTCGGGTTACGCCGTCGTTACGACATGATCAACATCAAGCTGGACAAGTGCGGCGGGTTGACCGAAGCACTGGCGATGGTACGTGAGGCCCACTTTCACGGCCTGCGCATTATGGTTGGCTGCACGCTGGGCTCATCGATGGCAATGGAAGCCGCGCTGCCGGTTGCAGCGGACGCCGAGCATGTCGATCTCGATGGCCCGATCTGGCTGGCCGCCGATAGCTCACCTTATCTGACCTATAACCTCGGCCGAATCTGGCTATGA
- a CDS encoding ribonuclease PH: MRPTGRSAQQVRPLTFTRHYTKHAEGSVLVEFGDTKVLCNATVEEGVPRFLKGQGQGWVTAEYGMLPRATHSRNAREAAKGKQGGRTLEIQRLIARSLRAAIDLKVLGEYTITLDCDVLQADGGTRTASITGACVALADALNQMVANGKLKKNPMKGMVAAVSVGIVKGEALCDLEYVEDSAAETDMNVVMTEDGRMIEVQGTAEGEPFSHEELLTLLALARGGIDTIVQAQKAALAD; encoded by the coding sequence ATGCGCCCAACAGGCCGAAGTGCACAGCAAGTACGCCCCCTTACATTCACCCGTCATTACACGAAACACGCCGAAGGTTCCGTTTTGGTCGAGTTTGGCGACACCAAAGTGTTATGCAATGCCACGGTAGAAGAGGGTGTTCCGCGCTTTCTGAAAGGCCAGGGGCAAGGATGGGTCACCGCCGAATACGGCATGCTGCCACGTGCGACGCACAGCCGTAACGCGCGTGAAGCGGCTAAAGGCAAGCAGGGCGGGCGGACGCTGGAGATTCAGCGCCTGATTGCACGTTCCCTACGTGCGGCAATCGACCTGAAAGTGCTTGGCGAATACACCATTACGCTCGACTGCGATGTCTTGCAGGCAGACGGCGGCACGCGTACGGCGTCCATTACCGGTGCTTGTGTCGCTCTGGCGGATGCGCTGAATCAGATGGTTGCCAACGGTAAGCTGAAAAAGAACCCGATGAAAGGCATGGTCGCGGCGGTTTCTGTCGGCATCGTTAAGGGCGAAGCGCTGTGCGATCTGGAATACGTGGAAGATTCCGCTGCTGAAACCGACATGAATGTGGTCATGACCGAAGATGGCCGCATGATTGAAGTGCAGGGGACGGCCGAAGGCGAGCCGTTCAGCCACGAAGAATTACTCACCCTGCTGGCGCTAGCCCGAGGGGGAATCGATACCATCGTTCAGGCACAGAAAGCTGCCTTAGCCGATTGA
- a CDS encoding orotate phosphoribosyltransferase, whose translation MKAYQRQFIEFALSKQVLKFGEFTLKSGRISPYFFNAGLFNTGRDLALLGRFYAAALVDSGVEFDLLFGPAYKGIPIATTAAVALAEHHDRDLPYCFNRKEAKDHGEGGSLVGSPLQGRVMLVDDVITAGTAIRESMEIIGAHGATLAGVMIALDRQERGRADLSAIQEVERDYQCKVISIITLTDLIAYLAEKPEMAAHLDAVKAYREQYGI comes from the coding sequence ATGAAAGCCTACCAGCGCCAGTTTATTGAGTTTGCACTCAGCAAACAGGTATTGAAGTTCGGCGAGTTTACCCTGAAATCAGGGCGTATCAGTCCCTATTTCTTTAACGCCGGGCTGTTTAATACCGGGCGCGATCTGGCCTTACTAGGGCGCTTTTATGCGGCAGCCTTGGTTGATTCCGGTGTTGAGTTCGATCTGCTGTTCGGGCCGGCTTACAAAGGCATTCCGATTGCCACTACCGCAGCGGTAGCGCTGGCAGAACACCACGATCGAGACCTGCCTTACTGCTTTAACCGCAAAGAAGCCAAAGATCATGGCGAAGGCGGCAGTTTGGTCGGCAGCCCATTGCAGGGCCGTGTGATGCTGGTAGATGACGTGATTACGGCGGGGACGGCGATTCGCGAATCGATGGAAATCATCGGTGCCCATGGTGCAACGCTGGCGGGTGTGATGATTGCACTGGATCGTCAGGAACGCGGTCGTGCCGATCTGTCTGCGATTCAGGAAGTTGAACGCGACTATCAGTGCAAGGTGATTTCGATTATTACGTTGACGGATTTGATCGCCTATCTGGCAGAAAAACCAGAGATGGCGGCGCATCTTGATGCGGTGAAAGCCTATCGTGAACAGTACGGGATTTAA
- the slmA gene encoding nucleoid occlusion factor SlmA, translating to MAEKENTKRNRREEILQALAQMLESSDGSQRITTAKLAANVGVSEAALYRHFPSKTRMFDSLIEFIEDSLTTRINLILQDEKETFNRLRLILLLILGFAERNPGLTRIMTGHALMFEQDRLQGRINQLFERIESQLRQVLREHKLRDGKGFQHDETLLASQLLAFCEGMLSRFVRSEFRYRPTQEFDTRWPLLAAQLN from the coding sequence ATGGCAGAAAAAGAAAATACGAAAAGGAATCGCCGCGAGGAAATTTTGCAGGCGCTGGCGCAAATGCTGGAATCCAGCGACGGTAGCCAACGCATTACCACGGCAAAACTGGCTGCGAACGTCGGCGTGTCCGAAGCAGCGCTCTACCGGCATTTCCCCAGTAAAACGCGGATGTTTGATAGCCTGATTGAATTTATTGAGGATAGCCTGACCACCCGCATTAACCTGATTCTGCAAGATGAAAAAGAAACGTTTAATCGTCTTCGTCTGATTTTGCTGCTTATTTTAGGATTTGCGGAACGGAACCCGGGTCTGACTCGGATAATGACCGGTCACGCGCTGATGTTTGAACAGGATCGCTTGCAGGGGCGTATTAACCAGCTGTTTGAGCGTATTGAATCACAGCTGCGTCAGGTATTGCGCGAACATAAGCTACGCGACGGAAAAGGTTTCCAGCATGATGAAACGCTGCTGGCCAGTCAGCTGTTAGCGTTTTGCGAAGGGATGCTGTCGCGCTTCGTTCGCTCTGAATTCCGCTATCGTCCGACGCAAGAATTCGATACCCGCTGGCCGCTGTTGGCCGCACAGTTGAACTAA
- a CDS encoding dUTP diphosphatase has protein sequence MKKIDVKIVDPRVGQQFPLPTYATPGSAGLDLRACLDQAIELKAGETTLIPTGLAIHIADTGLAAVILPRSGLGHKHGVVLGNLVGLIDSDYQGQLMVSVWNRGQQTFTVEPGERIAQMVFVPVVQAEFNLVEDFVGSERGEGGFGHSGRS, from the coding sequence ATGAAAAAAATCGACGTTAAGATTGTTGACCCACGCGTTGGGCAGCAATTTCCGTTACCAACCTATGCCACACCGGGTTCTGCCGGGCTCGATCTGCGTGCCTGTCTGGATCAGGCAATTGAACTTAAAGCAGGGGAAACGACCCTGATCCCAACCGGGCTGGCAATTCACATTGCCGATACCGGACTGGCAGCGGTTATTCTGCCTCGTTCTGGGCTGGGCCATAAGCACGGCGTAGTGCTGGGGAATCTGGTTGGGCTGATTGATTCGGACTACCAGGGGCAACTGATGGTTTCCGTTTGGAACCGTGGCCAACAAACGTTTACGGTTGAACCGGGCGAGCGCATCGCACAGATGGTTTTTGTGCCCGTCGTTCAGGCCGAATTCAATCTGGTCGAAGATTTCGTCGGCAGTGAACGTGGAGAAGGCGGCTTCGGCCACTCTGGCCGTAGCTAA
- the coaBC gene encoding bifunctional phosphopantothenoylcysteine decarboxylase/phosphopantothenate--cysteine ligase CoaBC, with protein sequence MTEFSSLNALSGKRIVLGISGGIAAYKCPELVRRLRDGGADVRVVMTSAAKAFITPLTLQAVSGYPVSDDLLDPAAEASMGHIELGKWADLVILAPATADLIARVAAGMANDLLSTICLATSAPIAVVPAMNQQMYRAEPTQDNLRTLAARGLPIWGPDSGSQACGDVGPGRMIDPMDIVGLAQRHFSAINDLQHLNILVTAGPTREALDPVRFITNHSSGKMGFAIAQAAAARGANVTLVSGPVSLDTPQGVTRIDVGSALEMELAVMEHAAQQHIVIGCAAVADYRAKHIADEKIKKQNQQGDEMTLTLVKNPDIIAGVAAMTKNRPYVVGFAAETQNVEEYARQKLARKKLDLICANNVSLSGHGFNSETNALHLFWQGGNTPLPQCDKRLLGQKLIDEIISRYDEKNRR encoded by the coding sequence ATGACGGAATTTTCCAGCCTGAATGCACTCTCCGGCAAACGAATCGTGCTGGGTATCAGCGGCGGTATCGCGGCGTACAAGTGCCCGGAACTGGTGCGGCGCCTGCGCGATGGCGGAGCCGACGTACGGGTTGTCATGACATCTGCCGCTAAAGCTTTCATCACTCCACTGACGCTACAAGCCGTCTCTGGCTACCCGGTCTCGGACGATCTGCTTGACCCAGCAGCAGAAGCCTCAATGGGTCACATTGAGTTAGGGAAATGGGCTGATTTAGTCATTCTTGCCCCGGCTACCGCCGATCTGATCGCTCGAGTCGCCGCGGGCATGGCGAACGACCTGCTGAGCACTATTTGTCTGGCAACATCCGCCCCTATCGCCGTTGTCCCTGCGATGAATCAGCAGATGTATCGCGCAGAGCCCACGCAGGACAATCTGCGCACGCTGGCAGCTCGAGGTTTACCTATTTGGGGGCCGGATAGCGGCAGTCAGGCGTGTGGCGATGTTGGACCAGGCCGTATGATCGACCCAATGGACATTGTCGGGCTAGCGCAGCGTCATTTTTCTGCCATCAACGATCTGCAACATCTGAACATTCTGGTCACCGCTGGGCCGACGAGGGAAGCGCTGGACCCAGTTCGCTTCATCACTAACCACAGCTCTGGGAAAATGGGCTTTGCTATCGCGCAGGCCGCTGCCGCTCGTGGTGCTAACGTCACACTGGTAAGCGGCCCAGTCTCGCTTGATACACCGCAGGGCGTCACGCGTATTGATGTCGGCAGCGCGCTGGAGATGGAGCTCGCGGTGATGGAACACGCGGCACAGCAGCACATTGTTATCGGCTGTGCTGCGGTTGCAGACTATCGCGCCAAACACATCGCTGACGAAAAGATTAAAAAACAGAATCAGCAGGGTGATGAAATGACTCTCACTCTGGTCAAAAATCCAGATATTATCGCCGGTGTCGCAGCGATGACGAAAAATCGTCCTTATGTTGTCGGGTTTGCTGCCGAAACCCAGAATGTGGAAGAATACGCCCGGCAAAAACTGGCGCGTAAAAAGCTGGACCTGATTTGCGCGAACAACGTCTCTCTTTCCGGGCATGGTTTTAACAGTGAAACCAATGCATTACACCTTTTTTGGCAAGGTGGGAACACGCCGTTGCCGCAGTGCGACAAGCGTCTTCTTGGCCAAAAATTAATCGACGAGATTATCAGCCGTTATGATGAAAAAAATCGACGTTAA
- a CDS encoding JAB domain-containing protein has product MGWEKGLAPREKLVRLGAESLTDAELLAIFLRTGLPGVHVMQLAENLLAQFGSLYQLMTAEQSAFHNARGVGISKYTQIKAIAELSRRLFFSRLAKEDAMLNPEATGQYLQLLLSRREREVFLVLFLDNQHHVIRHQEMFVGTINSVEVHPREIVREALKANAAALILAHNHPSGKAEPSQADRAITEQIVKACLLMEIRVLDHLVIGHGEYVSFAERGWI; this is encoded by the coding sequence ATGGGTTGGGAAAAGGGATTGGCACCGCGTGAAAAACTGGTGCGTTTAGGCGCGGAATCACTGACGGATGCCGAACTGTTGGCGATTTTTTTACGCACAGGGTTGCCCGGTGTGCATGTGATGCAGTTGGCAGAGAATTTGTTGGCGCAGTTTGGGTCGTTATATCAACTGATGACGGCCGAGCAGTCCGCGTTCCATAACGCCAGAGGGGTGGGAATATCAAAATATACGCAAATCAAGGCGATCGCAGAGCTGTCGCGGCGGTTGTTTTTCTCCCGCCTGGCGAAAGAGGATGCGATGCTAAACCCAGAAGCGACTGGTCAATATTTGCAGTTGCTACTGTCGCGACGTGAGCGCGAGGTTTTTTTAGTCCTGTTTTTGGATAATCAGCATCACGTTATTCGCCATCAGGAGATGTTTGTTGGTACGATTAACAGCGTAGAAGTACACCCGCGTGAAATTGTGCGTGAAGCGCTAAAGGCGAATGCCGCTGCGCTGATTTTGGCGCATAATCACCCGTCGGGAAAAGCGGAGCCGAGTCAGGCTGACCGTGCGATAACCGAACAGATTGTCAAAGCCTGTCTGTTAATGGAGATCCGCGTGCTCGATCATTTGGTTATTGGGCATGGCGAATACGTTTCTTTTGCCGAGCGCGGCTGGATTTGA
- a CDS encoding 50S ribosomal protein L28: MSRVCQVTGKRPVAGNNRSHAMNATKRRFLPNLHSHRFWVEGEKRFVTLRVSAKGMRVIDKKGIETVLADLRARGEKY, encoded by the coding sequence ATGTCCCGAGTCTGCCAAGTTACTGGCAAGCGTCCGGTGGCCGGTAATAACCGTTCCCACGCAATGAATGCGACCAAACGCCGTTTTCTGCCGAACCTGCACTCACACCGTTTTTGGGTTGAAGGTGAAAAACGCTTTGTAACGCTGCGCGTATCTGCGAAAGGTATGCGTGTTATCGACAAGAAGGGTATTGAGACGGTTTTGGCCGATCTGCGTGCCCGTGGTGAAAAGTATTAA
- the rpmG gene encoding 50S ribosomal protein L33, with protein sequence MAKGVREKIKLVSSAGTGHFYTTTKNKRTKPEKLELKKFDPVVRQHVLYKEAKIK encoded by the coding sequence ATGGCTAAGGGTGTTCGCGAGAAGATCAAGCTTGTTTCTTCTGCTGGTACTGGTCACTTCTATACCACTACGAAGAACAAACGTACTAAGCCGGAAAAATTGGAATTGAAGAAATTCGATCCAGTTGTCCGTCAGCACGTTCTCTACAAAGAAGCTAAAATTAAGTAA
- the mutM gene encoding bifunctional DNA-formamidopyrimidine glycosylase/DNA-(apurinic or apyrimidinic site) lyase, whose amino-acid sequence MPELPEVETSRRGISPYLIGHTILYAEVRNSRLRWPVSAEILSLSDEPVLSVRRRAKYLLIELTRGWIIVHLGMSGSLRVLPEYSEPEKHDHVDLVMDSGKVLRYTDPRRFGAWLWTDNLETCSVLAHLGPEPLEAEFSADYLYQTSRGKKTAIKQWIMDNKVVVGVGNIYASESLFAAGIHPDRTAGSLNENDAAVLVGVIKQVLQLSIEQGGTTLRDFLQSDGKPGYFAQELRVYGRNGEPCRTCGTPIEIAKHGQRSTFFCRRCQK is encoded by the coding sequence ATGCCTGAATTACCTGAGGTTGAAACCAGCCGTCGTGGGATTTCACCGTATCTTATCGGCCACACCATTCTTTATGCTGAAGTGAGAAACTCACGCCTGCGCTGGCCGGTATCGGCTGAGATTCTTTCGCTGAGTGATGAGCCGGTGCTAAGTGTGCGTCGGCGGGCAAAATATCTGCTGATTGAGCTGACTCGTGGCTGGATTATTGTGCATCTCGGCATGTCTGGCAGCCTGCGGGTGTTGCCGGAGTATAGCGAGCCGGAAAAACACGATCACGTTGATTTAGTGATGGATAGCGGTAAGGTACTGCGTTACACCGATCCTCGGCGCTTTGGTGCCTGGCTGTGGACAGATAATCTCGAAACCTGCTCGGTATTGGCGCATCTCGGGCCAGAACCGTTAGAGGCGGAATTTTCTGCAGATTATCTTTATCAGACTTCACGCGGTAAAAAGACGGCAATCAAACAGTGGATTATGGATAACAAAGTCGTCGTCGGCGTAGGCAATATTTACGCGAGCGAATCGCTGTTTGCTGCGGGCATCCATCCTGACAGAACCGCTGGATCGTTAAATGAAAACGATGCCGCCGTATTGGTGGGCGTGATTAAACAGGTGCTACAGCTTTCGATTGAGCAAGGGGGCACGACGCTGCGTGACTTTTTGCAATCAGATGGCAAACCCGGTTATTTCGCGCAGGAGTTACGCGTCTATGGCCGCAACGGTGAACCTTGTCGGACATGCGGAACGCCGATAGAAATCGCGAAGCATGGGCAGCGCAGCACGTTTTTCTGTCGCCGCTGCCAGAAGTAA